CGAGTATCCAAACGAGAAGGGCCAGGTGGTCAAGGCGGCCCAGGACGTCAGCTTCGACGTCCCCACCGGCAAGCTGTTCACCTTGCTCGGACCCAGCGGCTGCGGCAAGACCACGACCCTGCGCTCGATCGCCGGCCTGGAGCGGCCCAAGTCGGGCGAGATCACGGTGGATGGAATCGCGGTCTACTCGTCGGGCAAGTCGGTCTTCATCCAGCCGAACCGCCGCAATTTCGGCATGGTGTTCCAGTCGTACGCGATCTGGCCGCACATGAACGTGTTCCAGAACGTGGCCTTCCCGCTCGATGTCTCGAGCCGCAAATACAGCAAGCAGGAAATCGAGACCAAGGTGATGCGCGTGCTGACCGCGGTGGGCCTCGACCAGTATGCCGACCGCGAAGCGACCAAGATGTCCGGCGGCCAGCAGCAGCGCCTGGCGCTGGCGCGGGCGCTGGTCATGGAACCGAAGCTGCTGCTGCTGGACGAGCCGCTGTCGAACCTCGACGCCAAGCTCCGCGAGCGCATGCGGTTCGAACTCAAGCGCATGCAGCGCGAGCTGGGCCTGACCACCATCTACGTGACCCACGACCAGAGCGAGGCGCTGGCCCTGTCGCACGAGATCGCCGTCATGAGCGCCGGCCGGATCGTCCAGTGCGGCTCGCCGCGCGCGATCTACGAGCGGCCGCGCAACAAGTTCGTCGCCGACTTCGTCGGCATCACCAACTTTCTCGACGCCACCATCCAGGCGCCCGAGGGCACGGTGCGCGAGCGCTTCCGCGTCCAGTCGTCGATCGGCAACCTGTGCGTGACCTCGTCCGAGGACTTCCGCGCCGGCGATACGGCCCTGATCTCGGTGCGTCCGGAAGACGTCGACCTGAGCGCCACGCGCCCGGATGGCGAGAACGTCACCGAAGGCGTGGTCGACACCAAGGTCTTCCTTGGCGAATACATGGATTACCAGGTCCGGGTGGCCGACCGCATCGTGCTGGCGCGCGTCCACCCGTCGTTCAATGTGTCGACGGGATCGACGGTGTACCTCTCGATGAATCCGGAAAAATGCATCTGCATTCCGGACGACGAGCAGTACCGACAAGCCGCCTGATCCTGCCCCGCGGTCCCCCGCAGTACACGACGTGCGCCGCAGTTGCGGCGCGGCGGGGGCAGCCCACGTCCTGAGGATTCGTCATGAACCGCATTCGTACCGCGAGGTGCTGGCTGTTTACGTCCCTGCCGTTGCCGGCCGGGCCCGCGCCGGCCGCAGCTGCGCACGTTTTTCATAGGGAGACGCCATGCAAACGATTGGATTGATCGGCGCCGGGCGGATGGGTTTGCCGATCGTCGGCCACCTGGCGCGCGCCGGCTACCGGGTGCTGGTCAGCGAACGCGACCAGGCGCGCGTCCCGGACATCGCCGCACGCGGCGGCGAGGTGGTCGACCAGCAGCTGCTGGGCGCCGGGTCCGAGGCCATCCTGGTGTGCGTCGGCTACGACCGCGAAGTGCGCGAACTGCTGCAGGCGCCCGGCGCGCTGCTGGCGGCGGCGCGGCCGGGCACGATCGTCGCGGTGCTGAGCACGATCCATCCGAAGACCATGCAGGAGCTGGCGGCGCACGCCGCCGCGCAGGGCGTGCACGTGGTCGATTCGACCGTCTGCCGCGGCGGACGGGCGGCCGACGAGGGCACGTTGCTGTCCTTCGTCGGCGGCGACGCCGAGGTGGTCGAGCGCCTGACCCCGGTGCTGCGCGCCTACTCGTCCGACGTGGTGCACAGCGGCGGCGTGGGCACGGCCCAGGTCTCGAAGGCGGTCAACAACCTGATCCTGTGGGCCTGCCTGGTCGCCAGCCACGAAGGCCTGGCGCTGGCGCAGCGCTACCAGGTCGACGTGGAAGCGCTGCGCGCGGCCCTGATGACCAGCAGCGCGACCAACGGCGCGCTCGGCAACTGGGGCGGCCAGTCGATGGCCTGGGCCGAGGACGACATGGAGATCGTGGCCGCGATGGCCGCCGACTGCGGCATCGCGCTGCCGCAATCGGGGCTGGTGCGCGAAGTCTGCCGCGGCCTCAAGCCGCGCCGCTACCAGCTCGAGAAATACGGCACCTGAATGCAGCGCTTATCCGAAGACGACGCGATCGTGAAGCCAGAGCACACCCCTGTACCCGACACCAAGGAGCGGCCATGAGCAAGGAGAACAAGCTTTACCACAGCAACAAGGAGCGCGTGTTCGTGCGCGCCATCGCCGGCCCGTACAACCTGCAGGACGAGCTGCTGCGGCTGCGCGCCATGCCGCGCGTGCGCAAGGCCAGCGCGATCCCGTTCGTCGACGGGCCGCAGGCCTTCAGCCGCCACTACGTGGAGCCGAAGGACGGCATCACGCAGAACTTCCACCTGCACCTGGAAGAGTACGGCCCGGGCGGCAAGTCGCAGAAGCACGGCCACGTCAACGAGGCGGCCTTCTACATCCTCGACGGCGTCGGCTACGAGGTGCACGACGGGATCCGCTACGACTGGCAGGCGGGCGACGTCGCCATTGTTCACAACAACTGCGTGCACCAGCACTTCAACGCCTCGTCGGACAAGCCGGCGCGCGCCCTCGTGCTCAAGACCAAGCCGATGTACATGTTCATGAACATGCTGTTCCAGAAGCAGGTCGAGGCGCGCGAGACCACCGCCGCGCCGGGCGGGGAGGGCTTCCAGGTGCGCGAGGAAGAAGACGACTACAACTACGGCGACTACGGCGACGCCCGCTGACACGGACACCGACAAGGTGAAGCAGACGGCCCAGGCCGGGCCGGCGAGCGCCGGCTGAACGATTTTTTGTCAAACACGTTTTTTTAAGAGCTGGAGATACAGATGTCCAAGAACGCAATGGTTTCAGATGAACTCGCAAAGAAATTCGCCACCGAAAAAGAATCGCCCTACACCCGTTGGGTCGCCGCCGAAGGGCTGGACATCATCAGCGCGCATTACGTGCCGAGCCTGAACACCGTCGACCTCAAGCCATGGGACCGCCGTGGCGGCAAGGGCGTATTCATCAACCACGAGGCCTCGCGCACCTCGAACGACTGCTATGTGTGCGAGATCCCGCCCGGCAAGCAGCTCGAGCCGCAACGCCAGCTGTTCGAGGAAATGATCTATGTGCTGACCGGGCACGGCTCGACCACGGTGTGGAACGACGCCGGCCAGCGCGTCACCTTCGAATGGCAGGCCGGCTCGCTGTTCGCGATCCCGCTCAACGCGACCTGCCAGCACTTCAACGGCTCGGGCCGCGACGCGGCGCGCTTCGTCGCCGTGACCAACGGACCGTCGGTCATCAACCTGTACGAGGACATCGATTTCGTCTTCAACACCAAATACGACTTCAAGAACCGCTTCTCGGGCGAGCCGGATTATTTCGACAACAAGGGCGAACAGAAAGGCCTGCTGCTGGAGACGAACTTCGTCGCCGACGCGGTGAACCTGCCCCTGATCAGCGCCAAGGAGCGCGGCGCCGGCGGTGGCCACATCCGCTTCAATATGGCCAAGGGCTCGATGAACAGCCATATCTCGCAATTCCCGGTGGGGACCTACAAGAAGGCGCACTGCCACGGTCCGGGCGCGCACGTGATCATCCTGTCCGGCGAGGGCTACAGCCTGATGTGGCCGGAGGGCGAGGAGCCGCGCCGCTACGAGTGGGAAACCGGCTCGATGATCGTGCCGCCCAACCTGTGGTTCCACCAGCATTTCAATACCGGCAACGCGCCGGCGCGCTACCTCGCCTTCAAGCACGAGGTGGTCTCGATCCGCAATGCCCAGGGCGTGCCGAAGGCGTGGATCAGCCAGCGCGTCGGCGGCGACCAGATCGACTATGCCGACGAGTCGCCGATCGTACGCAACCTGTTCGCCGAAGCCCTGGCAAAGAACGGACTGGAGCCTCGCATGAGCGATGCCTACCAGGCCGAACTGGCGGACCTGCCGCCCAAGGCCGCCTGATTTCGTAGCACACACCACGCGCCCGTCGATGTGCCGGCACAGGCACACGGGCCGGGCGTGACAACCTGGAGGAGACAAACATGAGAGCACTGAACAGAACGTCGATCGCGGTGGCAGCCATCTTCGCATGCGCCATGCCGGTCCTTGCGCACGCCCAGTCGGACATCACCATCTATGGCAAGCTGTACCCGCAGATCAATAACGGGAAGGCCTACGGCGCTACCCCGGTCGGCGCCAGCGGCAATAGCCTGGTCGGCCCGGTCACGGCGGAAGTCGACAACGTCGACGGCACCGTCATGGAGTCGAGCAATTCGCGCCTGGGCTTTCGCGGCACGGAAAAGCTGGGCGGCAGCCTGAAGGCGATCTGGCAGATCGAGATGGGCGTCGGCGTCGACAACGGCATCGGCGGCGACGGCACCCGCCTGTTCAGCCGCGACACCTTCGTCGGGCTCTCGGGCGACGCCGGCACGATCAAGATCGGCCGCATGGACACCGTCTACAAGAGCATCGGCGACGCGCTCAGCTTCCTCGGCATCTCGAGCGGCAACTTCGTCTCCACCAGCAATGTGCTGTCCAAGCCCGGCATGGGCGGCAGCGGCTCCAGCTTCCACCTGCGGCGCGACAACGTGGTGCAGTACACCTCGCCGGAGAAGAGCGGCTTCCAGGGCATGGTCGAATACTCGCTGGGCGAACTGTCGAGCAGTGGCCGCAACAATTCGCTGTTCGGGATAGGCGTCACCTACGAGGGCGGCCCGTTCTATTTCGCGCTGGCGCATGAACGGCACTACGACTTCTTCGGCGGTTCGCGCAACGTGGCGCGTTCGCTGTCGAATTACGACCGCACGGCGGGCCAGGGCCTGGCGGGCACCAGGTCGACCGATACCGGCACCCGCCTGACCGCCCAGTACGCGCTGACCAAGAACACCAAGGTCGAAGCGAACATCGCACGTCTCGAGTTCGACGAAAAGGGCGGCGCCGCCGGCTTTTTCGAGAACTATCGCACCGATACCTGGGGCATCAATGCCCAGCACAAGATCGGCGCCTTCACCCTGCAGGCCTCGTACGCGAGCGGCGACGACGGCGACTGCAAGCTGGTCGGCGGGGGCGGCTGCAATACCGTGGGCCTGGGCGGCAAGCAGCTCAACCTCGGCGCCGCCTACTCGTTCTCGAAGCGGACCATGCTCTACCTGATCGGCAGCAAGCTCGAAAACGACGAGTTTTCCAACCGCTCCAACCTGGGTGACCTGAACGATGGCGCCGCCGGCCGCGGGCAGCAGATCCGCCAGGTCGCGCTGGGCCTGAGCCACACCTTCTGACACCGCCATCCCGTCACTTCCATCATTCAAGGAGAGATTCACGATGAAGAAAATCCCACGCCGCTCTGCACTCAGGAACGCGCTCAGGCTCGCGCTGGGCGCCCTGGCCGCCGGCACGCTGTTCGGCGCCACGGCGCCGGCCGCGCTGGCCCAGAACAAGGTGGCCGACATCGCCAACTACAGCGGCGCCGATCGCGAGAAACGCCTGGTCGACGGCGCCCGCAAGGAAGGCCCGCTGATGATCTACACCTCGGCGCCGATCGACGACATGACGACCCTGACCCGGGCCTTCGAGAAGAAGTACGGCCTCAAGGTCAAGCTGTGGCGCGCCGGTTCCGAGAAGGTCTTGCAGCGCACGGTGACCGAAACCCGCGCCGGCCGCCACGACGTGGACATCATCGAAACCAATGGCCCCGAACTGGAGGCGCTGCAGCGCGAGAAGATGCTGCAGCCGGTGAAATCGCCCTACCTGAAGGACCTGATTCCGGAGGCAATGTTCCCGCATGGCGGCTGGGTCAGCACTCGCCTGAACATCTTCGTGATGGCCTACAACACCAACCGGCTCAAGAAGGAAGACCTGCCGAAATCCTACGCCGACTTCCTCGATCCCAAGTGGAAAGGCAAGCTCGGCATCGAGGCCGAGGACGCCGACTGGTTCGCCGGCGTGGTGGGCGAGATGGGCGAGGAAAAAGGCCTGAAGCTGTTCCGCGACATCGTCGCCAGGAACGGCATCTCGGTGCGCAAGGGGCATACCCTGCTGACCAACCTGGTGGCGTCCGGCGAGATCCCGCTGGCCATGACCGTCTACAACTACAAGGCCGAGCAGCTCAAGCAGAAGAAGGCGCCGCTGGAATGGTTCTACATCGCGCCGGCGATCGCGCGTCCGAACGGGGTGGGCATGGCCAGGCAGAGCCCGAACCCGCACGCCGCCGCGCTGTTCTTCGATTTCATGCTGGGTGACGGGCAGAAGCTCCTGCTCGAGCGTGACTTCGTGCCGACCAGCACCAAGGTCGAGACGCCGCTGAACAAGCTGCCGATCAAGTTCGTCGATCCGAAGGTCATCCTGGACGAAAACCAGAAATGGACCAACCTGTACGACGAGATCTTCACCAAGCAGAGCAAATAACCACCGAGGAGCATCATGGGTAAAGAGTCGCATTACAGCAGCAAGAAGGACCGCGTGTTCCTGCGCGCGATCGCCGGTCCCTACAACCTGAACGCGGAGCTGGACCGGCTGCGCGCAATGCCGCGCGTGATCAAGGGAACGGAGTTGACCTTCAACGACGGCCCGCAATCGTTCAGCAAGCACTTCGTCGAGCCGGTCGACGGCCTGACACAGACCCTGCACATCCACCTGGAAGAATACGGCCCGGGCGGCCGTACCCAGAAGCATGGCCACGTCAACGAGGCGGCCTTCTACATCCTGGACGGCACCGGCTACGAGATCCATGACGGCATCCGCTACGACTGGGATGCCGGCGACGTGGCGATCGTGCACAACAACTGCGTGCACCAGCACTTCAACAAGGATCCGCTCAAGCCGGCGCGGGCCCTGGTGCTCAAGCCGAAGCCGATGATGATGTTCATGAACCTGCTGTTCCAGAAGCAGGTGATCCCGAAGCCGACGGAACCGACGCCCGAAGGCGCAGGCTTCGAGCCGCGCCACTACGAAGACGACTACAACTACGCGGACTACGGCGACGGCAAATGACGGCGGCGTTCGACATACAAGGAAAGGAATAGATCATGGCATGGAGTGAATCGAAGGCCTGGCTGCAGGGCCTGGCCAACCAGGAGTTGTACCAGAACCTGCTGGACGACGCGGCGGCGGCGCCGGCGCGCAACGGCAAGCGCAAGAAGGTCGTGCATCCGCACGAGATGCCGTGGGAGATGTCGCGCCAGGGCCTGCTCAAGCACCTGCTCAACGAGCAGATGAACACGCGCATGGAGACGGTCGACGCCTACATGCAGATCATCCCGCCGGGCAGCCGCTCGGGCAAGCACCGCCACCTGGCGGAGGAATGCCTGTACGTGGTGGAGGGACGCGGCTACGACCTGCACCAGGACTGCGACGTCGAGATCACCGACACCTACCACTGGAAGGCGCAGGACGAAGTCAAGCGCTACGAATGGGAGGCGGGCGACGTCATCTACATCCCGCCCAACACCATCCACCAGCACTTCAACGCCGACCCGGACCGGCCGGTGCGCCTGATCTCGGCGATCAACCGGATCTACCAGAAGTTCGGCCTGAACGACCTGGAACAGCTGGAAGACGCGCCGGAGTACCAGCCCGGCCTGGAGCTGACGCCCGAGCTGATCCAGCAGTACATCACCGGCAAGGTGAAGCAGCCGGCTTGAGCGTCCCGCAGCACCCCCGCCGGCGCTGGCGCGCCGCCGGGCGGCTGCTTTCCATCATAAAAAAAGGGGAGACGAGCATGACGTGGTCGACATGGATGAGAAGGACGGGCGCCGCGGCGCTCGCGCTGGCGCTGGCCCAGGGCGTGCCGGCGGCGGCCCAGGACAGCGCGCTGCTGCAGTACGCGGGGGCGGACCGCCACCAGAAGCTGGTGGAGGCGGCACGCAAGGAAGGGACATTCACCTTCTACACGACGATCGCGGAAAAGGACATTCCGC
This portion of the Telluria beijingensis genome encodes:
- a CDS encoding cupin domain-containing protein — encoded protein: MAWSESKAWLQGLANQELYQNLLDDAAAAPARNGKRKKVVHPHEMPWEMSRQGLLKHLLNEQMNTRMETVDAYMQIIPPGSRSGKHRHLAEECLYVVEGRGYDLHQDCDVEITDTYHWKAQDEVKRYEWEAGDVIYIPPNTIHQHFNADPDRPVRLISAINRIYQKFGLNDLEQLEDAPEYQPGLELTPELIQQYITGKVKQPA
- a CDS encoding ethanolamine ammonia lyase-activating protein: MSKNAMVSDELAKKFATEKESPYTRWVAAEGLDIISAHYVPSLNTVDLKPWDRRGGKGVFINHEASRTSNDCYVCEIPPGKQLEPQRQLFEEMIYVLTGHGSTTVWNDAGQRVTFEWQAGSLFAIPLNATCQHFNGSGRDAARFVAVTNGPSVINLYEDIDFVFNTKYDFKNRFSGEPDYFDNKGEQKGLLLETNFVADAVNLPLISAKERGAGGGHIRFNMAKGSMNSHISQFPVGTYKKAHCHGPGAHVIILSGEGYSLMWPEGEEPRRYEWETGSMIVPPNLWFHQHFNTGNAPARYLAFKHEVVSIRNAQGVPKAWISQRVGGDQIDYADESPIVRNLFAEALAKNGLEPRMSDAYQAELADLPPKAA
- a CDS encoding cupin domain-containing protein, with protein sequence MSKENKLYHSNKERVFVRAIAGPYNLQDELLRLRAMPRVRKASAIPFVDGPQAFSRHYVEPKDGITQNFHLHLEEYGPGGKSQKHGHVNEAAFYILDGVGYEVHDGIRYDWQAGDVAIVHNNCVHQHFNASSDKPARALVLKTKPMYMFMNMLFQKQVEARETTAAPGGEGFQVREEEDDYNYGDYGDAR
- a CDS encoding ABC transporter ATP-binding protein translates to MLSVKNLCTEYPNEKGQVVKAAQDVSFDVPTGKLFTLLGPSGCGKTTTLRSIAGLERPKSGEITVDGIAVYSSGKSVFIQPNRRNFGMVFQSYAIWPHMNVFQNVAFPLDVSSRKYSKQEIETKVMRVLTAVGLDQYADREATKMSGGQQQRLALARALVMEPKLLLLDEPLSNLDAKLRERMRFELKRMQRELGLTTIYVTHDQSEALALSHEIAVMSAGRIVQCGSPRAIYERPRNKFVADFVGITNFLDATIQAPEGTVRERFRVQSSIGNLCVTSSEDFRAGDTALISVRPEDVDLSATRPDGENVTEGVVDTKVFLGEYMDYQVRVADRIVLARVHPSFNVSTGSTVYLSMNPEKCICIPDDEQYRQAA
- a CDS encoding porin; the protein is MRALNRTSIAVAAIFACAMPVLAHAQSDITIYGKLYPQINNGKAYGATPVGASGNSLVGPVTAEVDNVDGTVMESSNSRLGFRGTEKLGGSLKAIWQIEMGVGVDNGIGGDGTRLFSRDTFVGLSGDAGTIKIGRMDTVYKSIGDALSFLGISSGNFVSTSNVLSKPGMGGSGSSFHLRRDNVVQYTSPEKSGFQGMVEYSLGELSSSGRNNSLFGIGVTYEGGPFYFALAHERHYDFFGGSRNVARSLSNYDRTAGQGLAGTRSTDTGTRLTAQYALTKNTKVEANIARLEFDEKGGAAGFFENYRTDTWGINAQHKIGAFTLQASYASGDDGDCKLVGGGGCNTVGLGGKQLNLGAAYSFSKRTMLYLIGSKLENDEFSNRSNLGDLNDGAAGRGQQIRQVALGLSHTF
- a CDS encoding ABC transporter substrate-binding protein, coding for MKKIPRRSALRNALRLALGALAAGTLFGATAPAALAQNKVADIANYSGADREKRLVDGARKEGPLMIYTSAPIDDMTTLTRAFEKKYGLKVKLWRAGSEKVLQRTVTETRAGRHDVDIIETNGPELEALQREKMLQPVKSPYLKDLIPEAMFPHGGWVSTRLNIFVMAYNTNRLKKEDLPKSYADFLDPKWKGKLGIEAEDADWFAGVVGEMGEEKGLKLFRDIVARNGISVRKGHTLLTNLVASGEIPLAMTVYNYKAEQLKQKKAPLEWFYIAPAIARPNGVGMARQSPNPHAAALFFDFMLGDGQKLLLERDFVPTSTKVETPLNKLPIKFVDPKVILDENQKWTNLYDEIFTKQSK
- a CDS encoding NAD(P)-dependent oxidoreductase, whose translation is MQTIGLIGAGRMGLPIVGHLARAGYRVLVSERDQARVPDIAARGGEVVDQQLLGAGSEAILVCVGYDREVRELLQAPGALLAAARPGTIVAVLSTIHPKTMQELAAHAAAQGVHVVDSTVCRGGRAADEGTLLSFVGGDAEVVERLTPVLRAYSSDVVHSGGVGTAQVSKAVNNLILWACLVASHEGLALAQRYQVDVEALRAALMTSSATNGALGNWGGQSMAWAEDDMEIVAAMAADCGIALPQSGLVREVCRGLKPRRYQLEKYGT
- a CDS encoding cupin domain-containing protein, with product MGKESHYSSKKDRVFLRAIAGPYNLNAELDRLRAMPRVIKGTELTFNDGPQSFSKHFVEPVDGLTQTLHIHLEEYGPGGRTQKHGHVNEAAFYILDGTGYEIHDGIRYDWDAGDVAIVHNNCVHQHFNKDPLKPARALVLKPKPMMMFMNLLFQKQVIPKPTEPTPEGAGFEPRHYEDDYNYADYGDGK